Proteins encoded within one genomic window of Theobroma cacao cultivar B97-61/B2 chromosome 7, Criollo_cocoa_genome_V2, whole genome shotgun sequence:
- the LOC18593279 gene encoding probable L-type lectin-domain containing receptor kinase S.7 isoform X2 produces MLPRNLLVFLLLFSFKFPSLASAENTTFDFQYFTVRDLTLLGDSHLKNGIVGLTRELGVPSSSSGSLIYNNPIHFFDQESNTTASFATKFSFSINNVNPSSFGDGLTFFLSPDNQTLGSPGGYLGLVNSSQSTKNKFLAIEFDTKLDAQFNDPNQNHVGLDINKLNSIKTADAMLQDIDLKSGNLITAWIDYKNDLRALNVFLSYSTLKPLTPLLSVDIDLSGYLKEDMFVGFSASTEGSTEVHSIVNWKFKTFGFLPVRPRSHPHNVSDSSVTIISDVPVSNSTNKHHKRLGLGLGIAGPAFFFVVLAVFGYVSVKKWKDMRTEKCLKAEILAGPREFSYKEVHAATRGFHSSRIIGRGAFGNVYKAIFVSSGTIGAVKRSKHSHEGKSEFLAELSIIAGLRHKNLVPLQGWCAEKGELLLVYEFMPNGSLDKVLHPEAENGILLTWPHRQNIAVGLSSVLAYLHQECEQQVIHRDIKTSNIMLDGNFNPRLGDFGLARLMDHDKSPVSTLTAGTMGYLAPEYLQYGKATEKTDVFSYGVVILEVACGKRPIEREPNSQKMVNLVDWVWKLHGEGRITAAADKRLNGDFKEEEMRKLLLIGLSCAHPDSAQRPSIRRVLQILNSEAEPMAVPRMKPSLSFSCSLTVEDIVSDDEESKTTA; encoded by the coding sequence ATGCTACCAAGAAAccttcttgttttcttgcttctcTTCAGCTTCAAGTTCCCATCTTTAGCCTCGGCTGAAAACACCACCTTTGATTTCCAGTACTTCACTGTCAGGGACCTCACTCTCCTTGGCGATTCCCATCTTAAAAATGGGATAGTAGGCCTCACCAGGGAGCTTGGTGTTCCTTCTTCAAGCTCAGGCAGCCTTATCTACAACAACCCAATCCATTTTTTTGACCAAGAATCCAATACCACGGCTTCTTTTGCCACAAAGTTCTCTTTTTCCATCAACAATGTCAATCCGAGCTCTTTTGGTGATGGCTTAACATTTTTTCTGTCGCCTGATAACCAAACTCTTGGGAGTCCAGGAGGGTATCTTGGTCTTGTTAACTCTTCGCAGTCGACCAAGAACAAGTTTTTAGCCATTGAGTTTGATACCAAGCTTGATGCTCAGTTCAATGATCCGAATCAGAACCATGTTGGTTTGGATATCAACAAGCTCAATTCAATCAAGACAGCTGATGCAATGTTGCAAGATATTGATTTAAAGAGTGGGAATTTGATCACTGCTTGGATTGATTACAAGAATGATTTGAGGGCCTTGAATGTTTTCTTAAGCTATTCAACTTTAAAGCCTCTAACGCCATTACTATCTGTGGATATTGACTTGTCTGGCTACCTTAAAGAGGATATGTTCGTTGGTTTTTCGGCTTCAACAGAAGGGAGTACTGAAGTTCATTCGATTGTGAATTGGAAGTTCAAGACTTTTGGTTTCCTTCCCGTGAGACCAAGATCACATCCTCATAATGTATCTGATAGTTCAGTTACAATAATATCAGATGTTCCCGTATCAAATTCTACCAACAAGCACCACAAGAGGCTTGGGTTAGGACTTGGGATTGCGGGGCCGGCTTTCTTCTTTGTGGTTCTTGCAGTTTTTGGTTATGTTTCTGTGAAGAAATGGAAGGATATGAGAACAGAAAAGTGTCTCAAAGCAGAGATTTTGGCAGGGCCAAGGGAGTTTAGTTACAAAGAAGTACATGCAGCCACAAGAGGGTTTCACTCAAGTAGAATCATAGGACGTGGTGCATTTGGAAATGTTTACAAGGCAATTTTCGTTTCTTCGGGGACTATTGGTGCAGTGAAAAGATCAAAACACTCCCATGAAGGTAAATCTGAATTTCTTGCTGAATTGTCCATTATAGCTGGTTTGAGGCACAAGAATCTGGTTCCTCTACAAGGTTGGTGTGCTGAGAAGGGCGAATTGCTTCTTGTTTATGAGTTTATGCCTAATGGAAGCCTTGATAAGGTGCTTCATCCAGAAGCTGAGAATGGCATATTGCTAACATGGCCCCACAGGCAAAATATTGCTGTTGGATTGTCCTCTGTCTTAGCATACCTGCACCAAGAATGTGAACAGCAAGTCATCCACAGAGACATAAAGACTAGTAATATAATGCTTGATGGGAACTTTAATCCAAGACTTGGTGATTTCGGATTGGCAAGGCTGATGGATCATGACAAGAGTCCAGTTTCGACACTTACTGCAGGAACTATGGGCTACCTTGCTCCTGAGTATCTTCAATATGGGAAAGCTACTGAAAAAACTGATGTTTTTAGCTATGGTGTCGTCATTCTTGAAGTGGCCTGTGGGAAGAGGCCAATTGAGAGGGAGCCAAACAGCCAGAAAATGGTGAATCTGGTTGACTGGGTGTGGAAATTGCATGGTGAAGGAAGGATCACTGCAGCTGCTGATAAAAGGTTGAATGGGGATTTCAAGGAGGAAGAAATGAGGAAGCTGCTGCTTATAGGTTTGAGCTGTGCACACCCTGATAGTGCTCAGAGGCCTTCAATCAGGAGAGTCCTTCAGATCCTTAACAGCGAGGCGGAGCCAATGGCTGTGCCAAGGATGAAAccaagtctctctttctcttgtAGCTTAACTGTTGAGGACATTGTTTCAGATGATGAAGAAAGCAAAACAACTGCTTGA
- the LOC18593279 gene encoding uncharacterized protein LOC18593279 isoform X1 — translation MSTIEKVLVQIFERKDRIIDHVKQQILLFDHHLASKCLIDGFVPPPWLLSTSHTELNKEDLISGLLHPNPQPSIPYYSLYQQPVDNVQLPSVLCTRVDAWNEGLDQCLSGKGDELDPSVTSPPQDCGDGMISDICPDPGLSLARIQRSRSRQRALEHRSSVKACKNIESSDKNGDACNSQNKGSKIACLWSDSVDKLELIRSCDNVVSYAEKEEERRQCWSKERSENVYSGRVTRSRSSVQPPKSVSGPSDAGNTSCVAKQDGVVHTESTGNSGQQPDVLHELLESNFVEPFHNTVSCAVKNEENSQCQSKERGEDVYSGRITRSRSSGQPPKSVNGPPSAKQDGIVLTESINKSRLQSDAADELLQFVKPVGNVVTCVLAKEERSQCQSKERAENIYSGSITRSRSSVQSPKSVNGLSCAGKASDAAKQDGDLLIKSTCQSKQQPNAVDELLESVKPAVMSDESCGYIEARDHLIKEKESNVYQGRLTRSRSSSQQHNCVNKHLKLDSCPDRSIDDGICKSMQLACHVNDLEELIKPFDISDESCGIKAKTSDYETKENAVVDQYNDGSTRSGANCSAKLFKLVDSSNTLEYEVTQCKSTASNKSPYAKSSDSSEGVELKEVPDTQVDSLPCANDSNLADLNQCVAIVADTDADSDELVESHSASSASNLDGANNPPLEKSLNRYERIELEVVVTSPHSASAMIVMPKQLDFDNLGECTLNEASSPALESEEEIKSLKERPLAWLPSADKLDEVTPVHYQEKYNSSPVKQLLEEREAYSKEEKQSETDLNKTSGPGRTSNLNVVLSVKETPEASTDAVTSMLPESNKISEQKIFMEHHSTTLKVSNENLLGNSKKDASGSRLNADTGTNYLFEKDYRKLAVLKSATSVPEECNCNTNVCSGPAILADIDFNEVCSPALLRKVDATSTDAIEHPFTALIKETKGHSVKQKMELCPSQNRNADSMGRCIADDTDSVQDPTHAKSSERKFAIQFVQPGRHSGSHVEGSWPHKRRKIGGQQSNSLSLSLSLKDEDVMQLNANKSLVDEEDQNTGKCSWKESSRSEAIPSTFMHKQFAVASVSSLPQETLENSEDHSAEGTGAVGPSSIMFGSTRKCTADENQILLNVGDKSEFGNIEQLTCDERSEEESKSQLGEDGEFSTCPISSPCQPPADLISADQTNPELEGFIMQTDSEQICIGGDGISFDKLDLPKTTIERASLLEQLCKSACIHTPLSQFPTTYKLHRTTDLYQSVPNGLLECVDPKSTLPINDDRKSQLKASTSCFGEDTNHAFLGGYFSDRLPFSSSQVTGDVKKPYLSPVGKLWDRIASNSGSSEKRGSLNLELPCINEENENTDEVVDAFQEGSTSKIVTCSVQRKPLTEIRECPNVPASVSGAEIFTVRDSLDSVNTTYSFTGTKNGVKQKAGKHNASKRRETNKMKENLSIPPGANGTKRASESLRNGFSKPKLSGKTSLRNGGPSFSQKKSKVNNIVSNVTSFIPMVQQKQAAAIITGKRDVKVKALEAAEAAKRLAEKKENDRKMKKEALKLERARLEQENLRQLEIEKKKKEEERKKKEADMAAKKRQREEEERLEKERKRKRMEEARRQQRAPEEKLCAKKDEKEKNCQAPDEKAQTMTVPNNEAVKHEQMQKEIADRNEGKMLETELRTAVASISDAVKASMAVGDCNAKVPSTADRATTESDSLIADTSREQSYDISPYKGSDDEDEEEEDDDEPNSKFIPSWASKNRVALVVTSQQKLDPEVIFPPKSFCSIAEVLLPRKLQQNRVS, via the exons AGTTGAATAAGGAAGATCTTATCTCGGGACTCCTACATCCAAATCCACAGCCTTCCATTCCTTACTATTCTCTGTACCAGCAGCCAGTTGATAATGTGCAGTTACCCAGTGTTTTATGCACCCGAGTTGATGCTTGGAATGAAGGCTTAGATCAGTGTCTTTCTGGTAAAGGTGATGAGCTGGATCCTAGTGTTACATCTCCTCCTCAAGATTGTGGAGATGGGATGATCTCAGATATTTGTCCTGACCCTGGTTTATCGCTGGCAAGAATCCAGAGGTCTAGGTCTAGGCAACGGGCTCTAGAGCATCGAAGTAGTGTGAAAGCATGTAAAAACATTGAGAGTTCTGATAAGAATGGTGATGCTTGCAATAGTCAAAACAAAGGGTCCAAGATTGCTTGTTTATGGTCTGATTCTGTGGATAAGTTGGAATTGATCAGATCTTGTGATAACGTTGTGAGTTATGCAGAAAAGGAGGAAGAAAGAAGGCAATGCTGGAGCAAAGAAAGGAGTGAAAATGTTTACTCTGGTAGAGTCACAAGATCTAGAAGTTCTGTCCAACCTCCCAAGTCTGTGAGTGGGCCTTCAGATGCAGGCAACACTTCTTGTGTTGCAAAGCAGGATGGTGTGGTACATACAGAATCCACCGGTAATTCAGGACAACAGCCTGATGTTCTTCATGAGTTATTGGAATCAAACTTTGTCGAACCTTTTCATAATACTGTAAGTTGTGCagtgaaaaatgaagaaaacagTCAATGCCAGAGCAAGGAAAGGGGTGAAGATGTTTACTCAGGTAGAATCACAAGGTCAAGAAGTTCTGGTCAACCTCCAAAGTCTGTGAATGGTCCTCCAAGTGCAAAGCAGGATGGTATTGTGCTTACTGAATCCATAAACAAATCAAGACTACAGTCTGATGCAGCTGATGAGTTATTGCAATTTGTCAAACCAGTTGGTAATGTTGTAACTTGTGTATtagcaaaagaagaaagaagtcaatgcCAGAGCAAGGAGAGGGCAGAAAATATTTACTCTGGTAGCATCACAAGATCTAGAAGTTCTGTCCAATCTCCCAAGTCTGTAAATGGGCTTTCATGTGCAGGTAAAGCTTCTGATGCTGCAAAGCAGGATGGCGATTTGCTTATAAAATCCACCTGCCAATCAAAACAACAGCCTAATGCTGTTGATGAGTTGTTGGAATCAGTAAAGCCTGCTGTTATGTCTGATGAGAGTTGTGGTTATATTGAAGCAAGAGACCACCTAATCaaggaaaaggaaagcaaCGTTTATCAAGGAAGATTAACAAGATCCAGAAGTTCTAGCCAACAGCATAACTGTGTGAATAAGCATTTGAAGTTGGATAGCTGTCCTGATAGGAGCATCGATGATGGCATTTGTAAATCAATGCAGCTGGCCTGCCATGTTAATGATCTTGAGGAGTTGATTAAGCCTTTTGATATCAGTGATGAAAGTTGTGGGATAAAGGCCAAAACAAGTGACTATGAAACAAAGGAGAATGCTGTTGTAGATCAATATAATGATGGTAGTACCAGGTCGGGAGCTAATTGTAGTGCaaaattgtttaaacttgTTGATTCCTCTAATACTCTGGAGTATGAAGTTACACAGTGCAAATCAACAGCTTCCAACAAGTCCCCATATGCAAAGTCATCAGACAGCTCTGAAGGGGTTGAACTTAAGGAAGTTCCTGATACTCAAGTAGATTCCTTGCCTTGTGCCAATGACAGTAATCTTGCTGACTTGAACCAATGTGTTGCAATTGTTGCAGACACTGATGCAGATTCTGATGAGTTAGTTGAGTCTCATTCAGCTAGTTCTGCATCTAACTTGGATGGTGCTAACAATCCTCCTCTTGAAAAGTCATTGAATAGGTATGAAAGAATTGAGTTGGAAGTAGTAGTAACAAGCCCACACTCTGCATCTGCTATGATAGTGATGCCCAAGCAACttgattttgataatttaGGAGAGTGCACTTTGAATGAAGCTTCTAGTCCTGCATTAGAAAGTGAAGAAGAGATCAAATCATTGAAGGAAAGGCCTCTTGCATGGCTTCCTTCTGCAGATAAGCTGGATGAAGTAACTCCTGTTCACTACCAAGAAAAATACAACTCGTCCCCTGTAAAGCAGTTGTTGGAGGAGCGGGAAGCCTATAGCAAAGAAGAGAAACAGTCCGAAACAGATTTGAACAAGACATCTGGACCAGGTAGAACTTCAAATTTAAATGTCGTGTTGTCAGTAAAAGAAACACCTGAGGCTTCTACAGATGCTGTAACAAGTATGCTGCCTGAAAGCAACAAAATCTCTGAACAGAAAATTTTCATGGAACATCATTCAACTACTTTAAAAGTTTCTAATGAAAATTTGCTTGGAAACTCAAAAAAAGATGCTTCAGGATCTAGATTAAATGCTGATACTGGGACGAATTATCTCTTTGAGAAGGATTATAGGAAGCTTGCAGTACTAAAATCTGCAACATCTGTCCCAGAAGAGTGTAATTGTAATACTAATGTATGTAGTGGTCCTGCAATTTTGGCAGATATCGATTTCAATGAAGTTTGTAGCCCCGCCCTGCTAAGAAAAGTAGATGCAACTTCCACTGATGCAATTGAGCATCCTTTTACTGCACTAATTAAAGAAACTAAGGGTCATTCTGTGAAACAGAAAATGGAGTTATGTCCTTCTCAAAATCGAAATGCAGACTCAATGGGAAGATGTATTGCTGATGACACTGATTCAGTTCAAGATCCCACACATGCAAAATCAAGTGAACGCAAGTTTGCAATTCAGTTCGTACAGCCAGGTAGACATTCTGGCTCTCATGTGGAGGGTTCATGGCCTCATAAGCGGAGGAAGATTGGTGGTCAACAAAGTAATTCCCTGTCTTTGTCATTAAGCTTGAAG GATGAAGATGTTATGCAATTAAATGCCAATAAGTCTCTAGTTGATGAAGAAGATCAGAACACG GGCAAATGTAGTTGGAAAGAGAGTAGCAGAAGTGAAGCAATCCCTTCCACTTTTATGCATAAACAATTTGCTGTGGCTTCTGTCTCAAGTTTGCCGCAAGAGACCCTTGAAAATTCTGAAGATCACTCAGCGGAGGGAACAGGAGCAGTAGGTCCATCCAGTATTATGTTTGGTTCAACAAGGAAATGCACTGCAGACGAGAaccaaattttattgaatgttGGGGATAAATCAGAATTTGGAAATATTGAACAGTTGACTTGTGATGAAAGGAGCGAGGAAGAAAGCAAATCTCAACTTGGAGAAGATGGTGAGTTTTCAACTTGTCCAATTAGTTCTCCGTGTCAACCCCCTGCAGACTTGATCAGTGCTGATCAGACCAATCCAGAACTTGAGGGATTCATTATGCAGACAGATAGTGAACAAATATGCATTGGTGGAGATGGAATTAGTTTTGACAAATTGGACCTGCCAAAGACTACAATAGAACGTGCTAGCCTTCTGGAACAGCTTTGTAAGTCTGCTTGCATCCATACCCCATTATCCCAATTTCCAACCACTTATAAATTGCACCGAACAACCGATCTTTACCAGTCTGTTCCTAATGGGCTCCTAGAATGCGTGGACCCGAAGAGCACCCTTCCTATAAATGATGACAGAAAAAGTCAACTTAAAGCTAGCACTAGTTGCTTTGGTGAGGATACGAACCATGCTTTTCTTGGAGGATACTTTTCTGATCGCTTGCCGTTTTCTAGTTCTCAAGTTACTGGAGATGTGAAGAAACCTTATCTTTCTCCAGTTGGCAAGCTCTGGGATAGGATCGCTTCAAACTCTGGCAGTTCAGAGAAGCGAGGTAGCCTAAATCTGGAGCTTCCCTGCATcaatgaagaaaatgagaaCACAGACGAGGTGGTTGATGCATTTCAGGAAGGCAGCACTTCCAAAATCGTGACTTGCTCTGTCCAAAGAAAACCACTTACTGAGATAAGGGAATGTCCAAATGTTCCTGCATCAGTTTCTGGAGCTGAAATATTTACCGTTAGAGATAGTCTGGACTCTGTGAACACAACCTACAGCTTCACTGGGACTAAGAATGGGGTCAAACAAAAGGCTGGAAAACACAATGCCAGCAAGAGGAGAGAAACAAATAAGATGAAAGAAAACCTGAGTATACCACCAGGGGCAAATGGTACCAAGAGGGCAAGTGAATCACTTCGTAATGGGTTCAGTAAACCAAAACTATCTGGGAAAACCAGTCTGAGAAACGGAGGGCCAAGTTTCTCACAAAAGAAGTCAAAGGTCAATAATATAGTCTCAAATGTCACTTCGTTCATTCCAATGGTTCAGCAAAAACAGGCAGCTGCTATTATCACTG GGAAGAGGGATGTTAAAGTGAAGGCCCTGGAGGCTGCTGAAGCTGCAAAGAGACTTgcagaaaagaaagagaatgatCGTAAGATGAAGAAGGAGGCCTTGAAACTTGAACGAGCGAGGTTGGAGCAAGAAAATTTGAGGCAGTTGGAgattgagaagaaaaagaaagaagaagaacgaaagaaaaaagaggctGATATGGCTGCGAAGAAAAGACAGAGGGAAGAGGAAGAAAGgttggagaaagaaagaaaaagaaagcgtATGGAGGAAGCACGGAGGCAGCAGCGTGCTCCTGAAGAAAAATTATGTGCAAAGAAggatgagaaagaaaagaactgCCAAGCCCCG GATGAGAAAGCACAAACAATGACGGTTCCTAATAATGAAGCAGTGAAGCATGAGCAGATGCAAAAAGAAATAGCAGACAGAAATGAAGGGAAAATGTTAGAGACAGAATTAAGGACGGCTGTTGCTTCAATTTCTGATGCCGTAAAAGCAAGCATGGCCGTTGGAGATTGCAATGCAAAG GTACCGAGCACCGCGGATAGAGCAACAACAGAGAGTGATAGCCTAATTGCAGATACAAGCCGGGAACAATCATATGATATATCTCCATACAAAGGTTCTGacgatgaagatgaagaagaagaagatgatgatgaaccTAATAGCAAATTTATTCCTTCATGGGCCAG TAAAAATCGTGTGGCTCTGGTTGTAACTTCCCAGCAAAAACTAGACCCAGAAGTAATATTCCCCCCGAAAAGCTTCTGCAGCATAGCTGAAG TTCTCTTGCCAAGAAAGTTGCAGCAAAATCGTGTGAGTTAA